From Candidatus Hydrogenedentota bacterium, a single genomic window includes:
- a CDS encoding ATP:cob(I)alamin adenosyltransferase translates to MRRRSQVTSKRGDTGETTTLGGDDVAKSHPVIECTGCVDELRAYIALVRHMTLAQRPDDAEAAVFLLWLLHCCFAIGSQCSDPRNAHPEFRKVDIDASHVKTLEAFQQKIEEEVRLPKRFIVSASNELAAHVDLMTTIARRLERAIVRVKELEPAFECGTILVFVNRMSDTLYMLARKFDNGTHQTVDYTIIEP, encoded by the coding sequence ATGCGACGCCGATCACAGGTCACGAGCAAGCGCGGCGACACGGGCGAGACCACCACGCTTGGCGGCGACGACGTCGCGAAATCGCACCCCGTCATCGAATGCACCGGGTGCGTGGACGAACTGCGCGCATACATCGCCCTCGTGCGGCACATGACGCTCGCCCAACGCCCGGACGACGCCGAAGCCGCCGTCTTTCTGCTGTGGCTGTTGCATTGTTGCTTCGCCATCGGAAGCCAATGCAGCGATCCGCGAAACGCTCATCCCGAATTCCGCAAGGTGGACATCGACGCGTCGCACGTGAAAACGCTCGAAGCGTTTCAACAGAAGATCGAAGAAGAAGTGCGCCTTCCGAAGCGGTTCATTGTGTCAGCCTCCAACGAACTCGCCGCGCACGTCGACCTGATGACCACCATCGCCCGCCGCCTCGAGCGCGCAATCGTACGCGTGAAGGAGCTCGAACCGGCATTCGAGTGCGGCACGATTCTCGTTTTTGTCAATCGCATGAGCGACACCCTCTACATGCTCGCGCGCAAGTTCGATAACGGCACGCACCAGACCGTCGATTACACGATCATCGAGCCATAG
- the xth gene encoding exodeoxyribonuclease III → MTTLVSWNVNGVRAAGRNGFLQWLDVMQPDIVCLQETKAHMGDVEPALREPKGYSSVWQSAVKKGYSGVATYFKTRHAPLSVSPMGILEFDNEGRVQLVEFKDFTLINAYYPNSQAERARIEYKLRFCDAMLKLCNKLRKAGKNVVVCGDYNIAHKEIDLARPKDNRDSPGFYPEECASMDKFIKAGYIDTFRHFTPDPGHYTWWSYRSNAREKNVGWRIDYHCVNAEFIPRVKKATIHADVHGSDHCPVSITVK, encoded by the coding sequence ATGACGACTTTAGTTTCATGGAACGTAAACGGCGTGCGCGCGGCGGGGCGCAACGGGTTTCTGCAATGGCTCGATGTGATGCAGCCGGACATCGTGTGCCTGCAGGAGACGAAAGCGCATATGGGCGACGTCGAACCCGCGCTGCGCGAGCCGAAGGGCTATTCGAGTGTCTGGCAGTCCGCCGTGAAGAAGGGGTACAGCGGCGTCGCAACCTATTTCAAGACCAGGCACGCGCCGCTTTCGGTGTCGCCCATGGGCATTCTTGAATTCGACAACGAAGGGCGCGTGCAACTGGTCGAATTCAAGGACTTCACGCTCATCAACGCCTACTATCCGAACTCGCAGGCCGAGCGCGCGCGCATCGAGTACAAGCTCCGCTTCTGCGACGCCATGCTGAAGCTGTGCAACAAGCTGCGCAAGGCGGGGAAAAACGTCGTCGTGTGCGGCGATTACAACATCGCCCACAAGGAGATCGATCTCGCGCGGCCCAAAGACAATCGCGACAGTCCGGGCTTTTATCCGGAAGAGTGCGCAAGCATGGACAAGTTCATCAAAGCGGGATACATCGACACGTTCCGTCACTTCACGCCCGACCCCGGCCACTATACGTGGTGGTCATACCGCAGCAACGCCCGCGAAAAGAACGTGGGCTGGAGAATCGATTACCACTGCGTCAACGCGGAATTCATTCCCCGCGTGAAGAAAGCCACCATCCACGCGGACGTCCACGGCAGCGACCACTGCCCCGTCTCGATCACGGTGAAGTAA